The Paenibacillus mucilaginosus 3016 genome includes the window CAGCCCAGCCCGTTCGAGGTTGTAATCCCCTCCAGCGCGCGGCGCAGGCTTCCGTCCGCTTCCAGACAATACAGGGAGCCCGTCGGCTCACTCTCCTTCATATTCATCGTGCCGGCCCAGAAGCGCCCCGCCTCGTCGCATTTGCCGTCGTTGAACCGGTTGCCTTCGATCCCCTCTTCCGGGTCGCCCAGCTTCGTGAGCTGCTCTGTCTCCAGGTCCAGCCGGTACAGACCATACTGCATCGCCAGCACCAGCCCGCCCGCCGTACGCGGCACGGCCGCCCCAACCCGCTGCTCCAGCTGGATGGTCCGGTGGTCCCCGGCCTCCGACGGATCATAGTAGTGCACCCGCCGTCCTTCAATGTCGACCCATAGGAGCCGCCCGGTGCGGTGATCCCACACCGGCCCTTCCCCGAGGGCCGCCCGTATATCCCATACCAGTTCCGCCTTCGCCTGCATGTCCCCCATTGCTCTAGCGTCCTCCTCTTCCGATGCCGTCCGGCAATCCCCATTTGCTTCCATTGTAGCATAGGATAAGCCTGCAAGCGACGGGCCAGCCCGGGCAGCGCGGATAAAATCCGCCTGCCGAAGCACCTCTTCCGCTACAGAATCGGAGACAGCAGCCTGGCCATCGACTCCATGATCCGGTTCAGCAGCCCCCTGCCCTTATAGAGCTCTGCCGTGAATTCCCGGCAGTAAGCAAGGTCCTTCTCGAAGGCGGCCTCCAGCTGTACGGCGGTCTTCTCGTCATACAGAAACGCGTTGATCTCGAAATTAAGCACAAAGCTGCGGTGGTCCATGTTTGCCGTGCCGACCGAGGCGGCCTTCCCATCCACCACCACCGTTTTCGCGTGCAGGAAGCCCCGCTGGTATTGGAAGCACCGCGCTCCCACCTGCAGCAGCTCCCCGACGTGGGCCTGCGTCGCCCACTGCACCAGCCGGTGATCGCCCTTGAACGGGACCATGAGCCGGACATCGACAC containing:
- a CDS encoding SMP-30/gluconolactonase/LRE family protein yields the protein MGDMQAKAELVWDIRAALGEGPVWDHRTGRLLWVDIEGRRVHYYDPSEAGDHRTIQLEQRVGAAVPRTAGGLVLAMQYGLYRLDLETEQLTKLGDPEEGIEGNRFNDGKCDEAGRFWAGTMNMKESEPTGSLYCLEADGSLRRALEGITTSNGLGWSPDNRTMYYIDTPTRRVDAFDYDGETGGISNRRTVISYEGEKGFPDGMTVDNEGMLWIAEWGGWQVSRWNPQTGERIGRIPVPAAQVTSCAFGGEDYSELYITTARSWIPDEQLAEQPQAGGLFRARPGVKGSAAGFYGG